TTTCAAAAGTAGATTTCATTTGTGAAAGTAATTCATACTTATCTAAAACAGTCTGCCTTTTGGCTTCCAAGTTGGGCTCCAAAAGGAGATTTTTTCTTGCCAGCTCCTCAATACTCTTTACTAAGTCATCCTTGTCATTAATAATTTGTTTTAGTTGAGGTAAAGTAAGAAACTGTTCTAGTAATATCTCCTCCTGTTCATTCATATCTGTGAGTTGTGACACACTTAGTTCTGAGAGTTCTGGAAATGTATCAGGGACATCTGGCATCTTGTATCCAAAACCATTTTGACTTACCGGTGCAGAAGTGTCTGTTGTGGGAACAGGTAACGGCAGATTTGAAAGGAAACCAAATGAAGGAGCAGCGGGTTTAGCTGTGGTGTAACTTGAGGTTGAAGAAACAGTGTCAGCAACAGATACAGAAGTGATGGTCCTGTTAGCTTCTTGTGGGGGATATGGAGGAAGATATGAAAAACCCTGAGAAGCATAAGGAGGCATCCCACCTGGGTTACTATATAGGTATGGAAATGCTGTTGAAGTGGGAGCCAAAACTGGAGGATTCTTCCAAAACTCATCCAATAGACTTTGAATAATTTTTCCAAGATCTGAGTGCATTGTAAAATTGTTTACTAATGGACAGGTAACATACACTCCTTGTTTATCCATTAAGTG
This genomic stretch from Choloepus didactylus isolate mChoDid1 chromosome 6, mChoDid1.pri, whole genome shotgun sequence harbors:
- the LOC119538290 gene encoding vacuolar protein sorting-associated protein 37A-like, which codes for MDKQGVYVTCPLVNNFTMHSDLGKIIQSLLDEFWKNPPVLAPTSTAFPYLYSNPGGMPPYASQGFSYLPPYPPQEANRTITSVSVADTVSSTSSYTTAKPAAPSFGFLSNLPLPVPTTDTSAPVSQNGFGYKMPDVPDTFPELSELSVSQLTDMNEQEEILLEQFLTLPQLKQIINDKDDLVKSIEELARKNLLLEPNLEAKRQTVLDKYELLSQMKSTFEKKMQRQHELSESCSASALQARLKVAAYEAEEESDNIAEDFLEGKTEIDDFLSSFMEKRTICHCRRAKEEKLQQAIAMHSQFHAPL